The Stigmatella aurantiaca genome includes the window TTTCCGCCGGATCCGCTGGATGACGCGCACCACCCCGATCGCGAGGGCCGGCCCGGCTTCGTGCCGGAGTTCGTGCGCAAGGCCGCCGTCGCCGGGCTGGGTGCCATCTTCATGACGGAGGAGGGCATCCGGGGCCTCGCCGGGCAGCTCAAGCTGCCCAAGGAGATGCTCGGCCACATCGTCAACCAGGCCGAGAAGACCAAGGAAGAGATCGGCCGCGTCGTCAGCGAGGAGGTCCGCCGCTTCCTCCAGTCGGAGAAGCTGCGCGAGGAGTTCATCAAGCTCCTGTCCGGGATGACCCTGGAGGTGAAGGCGCAGATCCGCCTCCTGCCCCCGGACGAGAAGCCCCTGGAGACGAAGGACGCCTCCGGCGAGCCCGCCGCCCCGGCGCAGGCGGCCCCTGCGGCCGCGCCCAAGGTGGTCGTCACCGAGATCAACACGCGGCGCGGCGGCAAGCGGACCCCGAAGAAGGAGTGAGGGTGGAACCCGAAGCCAAGCCCGCCCGGGGACGCCACCCGCTCTTGCGGCGCCTGCCGCTCCTGGCGCTCGTGGGCGTGGGCCTGTGGCTGTGGCGGGCCACCGAGACGCCCGAGCACTCCCTGGTCTGGCGGCTCGACGGCGCCGGCTGGAGCGCGGTGCGGGGGCTGGAGTTCCAAGTGACCGGGCCGGACGGGCAGACCCTCAAGCGCGAGGAGCACTTCTTCCCGGCGGCCCCGCCCTCGGAGGTGACGCTGAAGGTGGACCTGCCCGAGGGCTCCTACCGGGCGCTCATCTTCGTGAAGGAGCCGGGGCAGCCCGCCCGGCCCCCACTTGTAGAGGGGCTGACGATTGGCGAGGAGCCCTACATCCTGAAGACGCTGCGCCTGCCCGCGAGCCGTTGACCGGCCGGGGGGTGGCGGCTATAGGCGCCAGACTCTCTTTTGACCGGGAAATCGAACGCCATGGCAACCACCCAGCACATCGTCGTCGTCGGGGCAGGGCAGATGGGGGCGGGCATCGCGCAGGTCGCGCTGCAAACGGGGCTGCGCGTCACGTTGGTGGACGTCTCCGAGGAAGGACTGGCCAAGGGCGCAAGCCGCATCCGCGCGGGCCTGGCCAAGCTCGTGGAGAAGGGCAAGCTGGACGACGCCCGGCGCAAGGCCGCCGAGGCGAACCTCGCCACCTCCCCGCGCCTCGCCGAGGTGAAGGACGTGGACTTCGCCATCGAGGCCGCCACCGAGAACGAGGAGCTCAAGAAGCGCATCTTCCGGGACCTGGACGCGGTGGTGCGGCCCGGCGGCGTGCTCGCCTCGAACACCTCCTCGATTCCCATCACCCGCATCGCGGCGGTGACGAAGCGGCCCGAGTCCGTCATCGGCATGCACTTCATGAACCCGGTGCCGGTGATGCAGCTCGTGGAGATCATCCGAGGGGCGGCCACCTCGGATGAGACGTACACCACGACGCGCGCCCTGGCCGAGCAGATGGGCAAGACGACGGTGGTGTCGCGCGACATGCCGGGCTTCATCGTCAACCGCATCCTCATCCCCATGCTGAACGAGGCGTGCTTCGCGCTGATGGAGGGGCTGGGCACGGCGGAGGACATCGACACGGCGATGAAGCTGGGCACCAACCAGCCCATGGGCCCGCTGCAGCTCGCGGACTTCATCGGCCTGGACACGTGCCTGTCCATCGCCGAGGTGCTCCACAAGGGCCTGGGCGATGACAAGTACCGCCCGTGCCCGCTGCTGCGGCAGTACGTGGATGCCGGCTGGTACGGCAAGAAGAGCGGCCGCGGCTTCTACAAGTACTGAGAGACTTCTTTTCCCCCCTCTTCGAGGAGCTTTCCCATGGCCTACGACAACATCCGGCTGGAGAAGCAGGGCGCCATCGCGACCCTCACGATTGACCGGCCCAAGGCGCTCAACGCGCTCAACACCCAGACGTTCCACGAGATCGAGGCCGCGCTGCTGTCGCTGGGCACGGACACCCGCGTCCTCATCGTCACCGGCGGGGGCGAGAAGGCCTTCGTGGCGGGGGCGGACATCGCCGAGATGGCCACCATCTCCGCGGACAAGGCCCGCGAGTTCTCCGCGTTGGGACAGCGCGTCATGGGCCTCTTGGAGCAGCGGCCCTTTCCCACCATCGCGGCGGTGAACGGCTTCGCGCTGGGCGGCGGCTGCGAGCTCGCCATGGCGTGCGATCTCATCTACGCCTCGGAGAAGGCGAAGCTGGGCGTGCCCGAGTCGACGCTGGGCGTCATCCCCGGCTTCGGCGGCACGCAGCGGCTCACCCGGCTGGTGGGGAAGATGCGCGCCAAGGAGCTCATCCTCACGGGCAGCCACGTGACGGCGGCCCAGGCCAAGGAGTACGGGCTGGTGCTGGACGTGCTGCCCCCCGAGAAGCTGATGGAGCACTGCCTGGCGGTGGCGGGCAAGCTCATCAAGAATGGCCCCCTGGCGCTCGCCCAGGCCAAGCGCGTCGTCGAGTTCGGCGCGGACCAGGACCTCCGCTCAGCCAACGAGCTGGAGAGCCAGGGCTTCGGCGTCCTCTTCGGGACCGAGGACCAGCGCGAGGGCATGAAGGCTTTCCTCGAGAAGCGCCCCGCGGCCTTCGCGGGTAAGTAACACCGTTTCCGTTCTCTAATAGGCACGGCAATTCCTCCTCCAGGGCAGGTCCCTGGAGGGGCCGCCATGCCCCCCCGGGCGCCGCGTAGACTGCGGCCGCGCCTTGCCCCCAGGAGTGCCATGAACTTCGAGCTGACCGACATCCAGCGGGAAACCCAGCGGATGTGCCGCGAGTTCGCCGCGCGCGAGCTCATCCCCAACGCCCGGAAGTGGGACGAGACCCACGCGTGGCCCACCGAGGCGGTGAAGAAGCTCGCCGAGCTGTCGCTCCTGGGCGTGGCGGTGCCCGAGCAGCACGGCGGCGCCGGGCTGGACAACGTCTGCTACGCCATCGCCATGGAGGAGATCAGCCGCGGCTGCGCTTCCACCGGCGTCATCATGAGCGTGAACAACTCGCTCTACTGCGATCCGGTGTCCAAGTACGGCACCGAGGCGCAGAAGAAGGAGTTCCTCACCCCGTACGCCAGCGGCGAGAAGCTCGGCTGCTTCGGCCTCACCGAGCCCGAGGCCGGCAGCGACGCGGCGGCCCAGCAGACCGTCGCGGTGCGCAAGGGTGACGAGTACATCATCAACGGCTCGAAGAACTGGATCACCAACGGCCCCAAGGCCGACGCCATCGTGCTGTTCACGATGACGAACAAGGAGGCGGGCAACAAGGGCATCACCGCCTTCATCGTGCCCACCAACACCCCGGGCTTCATCCGGGCCGAGCCCGACAAGAAGATGGGCATCAGCGCGGCGCACTCCTGCTCCATGTTCTTCGAGGACATGCGCGTGCCGGCCAAGTACCTCCTGGGCAAGGAGGGCGAGGGCTTCAAGGTCGCCATGAGCACGCTGGACGGGGGCCGCATCGGCATCGCCGCGCAGGCGCTGGGCATCGCCCGGGCGGCCTTCGAGGAGGCAGTGCGCTACTCGGGCGAGCGCAAGACGTTCGGCAAGCCCATCCGGGACCACCAGGCCATCCAGTTCATGCTGGCGGACATGGCCACGGAGATCGACGCGGCGCGCCTGCTGGTGCACCAGGCCGCGGTGCTCAAGGACAAGGGCGTGCGCCACTCGATGGAGAGCGCCATGGCGAAGCTGTACGCCAGCGAGATGGCCAGCCGCGTGGCCAACAAGGCCCTCCAGGTGCATGGCGGCATGGGCTACAGCAAGGAGATGGACGCCGAGCGCCACGTGCGCGACGCGCGCATCACCGAAATCTACGAGGGGACGAGCGAGATCCAGCGCATCGTCATCTCGGCCAACCTGCTGAAGGAGTAAGCCATGAGGGGGATTTTCGCCGCGGCGCTGTTGCTGGCTTCCACCGGGGCACTCGGGCAGGACGAGCCCGGGTCCAGGCCCGCCAAGAAGAAGGCCGCGCCCAAGGCCCGCGAGGTGCTGGATGTGAACCGGCTGCCCTTCACGCCGGACTCCATCCAGCAGGTGATTGCCTACCACCGGGAGAAGATCCAGGCCTGCTACGAGGACACGCTCGTGGAGCAGGACAAGAAGGTGGAGGGCAAGCTCATGACGACCTTCACCATCTCCGCGGTGGGCATGGTGAAGAACGCGAAGGTAATCAAAAAGGGCACCACGCTGAAGGACGCCGGACTGCATGACTGCGTGGTGGCGGTGCTCACGGCGATGAGCTTCCCCAAGCCGCCGGATGGCCGCGACCACCCCATCGAGTACCCTTTCAACCTCAAGGCCATCGAGTAGGACGCCCCCGTGAACCTCGAGCTGACCGAAACCCAGACGCTCATCCGTGACACCGCCCGCAAGGTGGCCCGCGAGCGCGTGGCCCCCCAGGCCCGCGCCGCCGACCGCGAGGAGCGCTTCTCGCCGGCGCTCTTCAAGGAGCTGGCGGAGCTGGGGCTGATGGGCGTGAACCTGCCCTCGCGCTTCGGCGGCTCCGAGGCCGGGGTGGTGTCCTACTCGCTGGCGGTGATGGAGCTGTCGGCCGCGTGTGCCTCCACCTCCGTGGCCATGGCCGTGACGAACATGTGCGGGGAGCTGATCAACGCCTTCGGCACCGAGGCCCAGAAGGAGAAGTTCCTGCCCCGGCTCACCTCGGGCGAGGCGGTGGTGGGCGCGTTCGCGCTCTCCGAGCCCCATGCGGGCTCGGACCCGGGCGCGCTGCACACCACGGCGGTGCGCCAGGGTGACAGCTGGGTGCTCAACGGCAGCAAGCAGTGGATCACCTCCGGGGCGTACGCGGGGGTGATGGTGGTGTGGGCGCGCACCTCGGGCACGGGCAACAAGGGCCTGTCCGCCTTCATCGTCGAGGGCGGGACGAAGGGCCTGCACGTGGGCAAGCACGAGGACAAGATGGGCCTGCGCGGCTCGAACACGGTGGGGCTCACGTTCGAGGACTGCCGGATTCCGGCGGACCAGCTCCTGGGCAAGGAAGGGGAGGGCTTCAAGTTGGCGATGGTGGCGCTGGATGGCGGCCGCATCGGCATCGCCTCCCAGGCGTGCGGCGTGGCCCGGGCCGCGCTGGAGGCCTCGGTGCGGTACACGAAGGACCGCAAGGCCTTCAACCAGCCGGTGAGCGAGTTCCAGGGCCCGCGCTTCATGATGGCGGACATGAAGGTGCAGATCGCCGCGGCGGAGCTGCTGACGTTCCGGGCGGCCGCGCTGAAGGAGCAGGGCAAGCCGTTCACGCGCGAGGCCTCCATGGCGAAGCTGTTCGCCAGCGAGATGGCCAACCGCGTGTGCGACAAGGCCGTGCAGCTCCACGGCGGCTACGGCTACATCGACGAGTTCCCGGTGGAGCGCTACTACCGGGACGCGCGCGTGCAGACCATCTACGAGGGCACCAGCGAGGTGCAGCGCATGGTCATCGCCCGGGAGACGTTCAAGCTCTTCAGCTGATCCGCCGCCTGGACGGCCGTGCCATGAATCCCCAGCTACGCGGACACTTCGAGCGGGAACTCCACGACTCCCGGGAGGCCGAGGCGCGCGGGGAGCTGGCCGCCGCGTGGCGGTTCCTGGAGCGGGCCCACATCCTGAGTCAGGCCTATGCCGGGCCGCACCTCCGGGTGCACGGGGCCATGTTCGCGTTCGCCTGGCGGCGGCGGGACTGGCGCGAGTGGCGGGGACAATGGCCCCGGCTGCTGCTCGCGGCCCCCGGCTCGTGGACCGGGAGGGCCCCCCGGGGGAATACCGGGGGGGCCAACGTGGGCCTCTTCACCCCCATGGCCATTCCCGAGGACCTTCAGGAATGGCTCCGGGAGGCGCCGGCTAGCCCTTCACGGCGCCTGCGGTGAGGCCGGAGATGATCTTCCGCTGGAAGATCAGCACCAGCACCACGAGCGGCACGGTGACGATGACGGAGGCGGCCATGATGATGCCCCAGGGCGTCTCGAACGCGCTGCCGCCGCTGAACAGGGCGATGGCCACCGGCACCGTGCGGACATCGTCCGACAGGGTGAAGGTGAGCGCGAAGAGGAACTCGTTCCACGCGGAGATGAACGCCAGGAGGCCCGTGGTCGCCATGGCGGGCCCCAAGAGCGGCAGGAACACCTTCGTGACGACCATCCACGGCGTGGCGCCGTCCACGATGGCCGCTTCCTCCAGGTCCTTCGGCAGCTCGCGCATGAACGTGGTGAGCACCCAGATGGTGAAGGGCAGGGTGAGGATGAGGTTCGAGAGGATGAGCGACGGCAGCTTGTTGTAGATGCCCAGCCACCGCACCAGCTCGAACATGCCCGACAGCACGGCGATCTGCGGGAACATGGACACGCCCAGCACCGTGAGCAGCAGCATGCTGCGGCCCCGGAACTGGATGCGCGCCAACGCGAACGAGGCCGTCAGCCCCAGCAGCAGCGACACCAGCACCACCGCGGTGGCGACGATGACCGAGTTGACGATGTTCTGCCCGAAGGGCTGGGCAGTGAACACCGCCGTGTAGTTGCTCCACGCGGGCTCCTTCGGCCACGGGGAGACCTCGAACAGCTCGCTGCCCGTCTTCAGGGACGAGACGATCGCCCAGTAGAAGGGAAAGAGCGTGTAGAGGACGATGACCAGCAGCAGCAGCCCAAAGGCGATCTTCTTCAGCCAGCCCATGCCCTAGTCTCCCAGCTTCACCCGGCCCACCACCATGTAGAGGGCGGTGAACACGGCGATGATCGCGAACAACAAGGAGGCCGCGGCCGAGCCGACCCCGATCTCCTGGTACTCGAACATGCGCTGCCGCGCGTAGCCCGCCATGGGCATCGTGTCCGTGCCACCGCCGGTGAGCACAAAGAAGATGTCGAAGACGCGCAGCGCATCCAGGATGCGGAAGATGATGGCCACCATCAGCGGCCCCTTCAGCATGGGCAGCGTCACCTGGAAGAAGGCCCGGATGGGCCCCGCCCCGTCGATGCGGGCCGCCTCGTAGACGTCCCCGGGCAGCATCTGCAGCGCCGCCAGGATGAGCAGCGTCATGAACGGCGTCGTCTTCCACACGTCCACGGCCACCACCGCCCCGAAGGCCAGGGAGGGCTCGGCCGTCCACGCCATGGGCTCGGAGATGAGCCCCACGGACATGAAGATGGCGTTCACCACGCCGTAGATGTCGTTGAACATCCAGGCCCACATCCTCGCCGAGACAACGGTGGGGATGGCCCAGGGCACGAGGACCGCGGCGCGCAGCAGGCCACGGCCCCCGAACTTCGCGTTCAGCGCCAGGGCGATGATCATCCCCAGCACCGTCTCCAGAAAGACCGACACCCCCGCGAACTTGAAGGTGGTGACCACCGTGGTCCACCAGTCCGGATCGTCCAGGACCTGGCGGATGCTGTCCAACCCCACGAACTGCGAGGCGGCCATGTCCGTGAGGTTCGCGTCCGTGAACGAGAACCAGAAGGTCCGCGCCAGCGGCCAGCCCGCCACCAGCAGCATCACCACCAGGGTGGGGGCCAGGAACAGCCAGGCGGCGCGGGTGCGCTCGCGCAGCAGGGCGGAGGCGCCTTCCGGCGGTCCGGAAGAGCCCCCTTCGCCAGGAACGATCGGGGTCGCGGGGTGGGCCATTACCGCCTCCTTACCACTTCCCGTTCTTGCCCAGGCTCTTGAGCTTCGTGTCCACGCGCTTCAGGTTGTCGGCCGCCTTACCTTTGCCCGACAGCGTGGAGTAGACCGCGTTGCGGAACTCGGTGCTCACCTGGTTGTACTTGGTGCCGGTGATGGTGGGCCGCGGCACGGCGTTCACGAACGTGTCGTAGAGGCTGCCGAAGAAGGGGTTGGCCTTGAGCAGTTCCTCGTCCTTGTAGAGGCTCATGATGGTGGGGTTGAAGGCGCCCACCAGCGCGCGGCGCTTCTGCTCCTCGGGGCCCGTGAGGTACTTCACCAGGTCCACGGCGATCTCCGGGTTCTTGGAGTACTTGGACACCCCGAGCTGCCAGCCGCCCAGCGCGCCCGTGGCCTTGCCGTCCGCGCCGCCCTTGGGCAGCGCCATCACTTCCACCTTGCCCTTGATCTGGCTGTCCTTGGAGTTCGCCAGCGCCCAGGCGTACGGCCAGTTGCGCATGAACACCGCGTTGCCGGACTGGAACGCGCCGCGCGCGCCCTCTTCCTCGTAGGCCAGCACGCCCTTGGGCACCACGTTGCCCACCAGCGAGGCCATGAAGTCAACGGCCTGCACCGCCTTCGGGTTGTTGATGGTGACCTGGCCGCTGGAGTCCACAATCGTCCCGCCGCCGAAGGAGTCCACCCACTCCAGCGCGTTGCACGTCAGGCCCTCGTACGACTTGCCCTGGAACACGAAGCCCACGAGCTTGTCGTTGCCCCCCTTCTTCTCCGCGTCCACGATGGTCTTGGCCGACTGCGCCAGCTCCTGCCACGTGGTGGGCGGCTTCTGCCCGTGCTTCTCCAGCAGGTCCTTGCGGTAGTAGAGCAGGCCCGCCTCGGTGAACCAGGGCATCGCCACCAGCTTGCCGTTCACCGTGTTGTTCTTCACGATGGGCTGGAAGTGCTGCTTGAGCACGTCCTCGGGGAAGTGCGGCTTCAGGTCGATGAAGTGGTTGGCCACGATGCCCGGCCAGATGATGTCGATGCGCACCACGTCCAGGTCCGTGGAGCCCGCCGCCAAGAGCTGCTGGAACTGCGCGAGCTGCTGCCCGGCGTCCGTCGGCACGCTCATGATCTGCACCGTGTGCCCGCTCTTCTTCGCCCAGGCCTGAGCCCCCTGGGTGCAGAGCTCCTGCTCCTGGCCCACGCTGCCACAGGCAATGACGATCTTCTCCGCCTGCGCCAGCTCCGGGGTGATGAATGCCGCCGCGGCCACAAGCCCTGCCAGTACCTTTTTCATACGTGTTTCCTCCAAGGAAACGCTCCGCCCCTGGAGCGTCGAGAACGCGTTCACACGGGCTGGGCAAACCTTGACGCGAGAGGTCAACGTTTTGCTGAGCAATCTTTGACGCGAGAGGTCAAGAACGCTCGCAGCGGCCCACCCCATGGGGCGTGCAACCCGTATCACGATTTATCCATGATCAAGAGACTTGAATAGAACAACTATCAAGTTCTATGAGGAGGCCCGCTTTGGCCGGCCCACCGAGGAAGGGAGAGGTCTCCCTCCGGTCTCACTCCTCACATCTCGACTTTTGTTGTCTGCCACACGTTTGGGGGCTGCATCGTGCTTTCTTCCCGAAGACTGCGTTCTTGCGTCACCTCGTTCCTCTCCGCCGCGACCCTCCTGGCAGTGCCCACCACCGCGTCCGCGTGGATTGGCTCTGAGAACCTGGAGATCGGCATGTACGGCCGCATTGGCGCCTCCTGGAATCCCCAGACGGGCCGGTACGTGCACGGCAAGTCCCTGAACCTCCTCGGCAACCCCCTGGGTGGCCGCTTCGAGGAAGGCGACTACATGGAGCCGACGATCAAGCTGCACATCGTCAAGCCCGTGGTGGAGGAGCCCACCAAGCCCTGGTACCAGGTGGTGGTCACCCCCGCCTTCTACTCGAGCACGGGCTCGTTCCTGGGCGCCTCGCCCCCGGGCTTCTCCATCTCGCAGGCGTACCTGGAGGCGGGCAACGTGCTCACCCCGGACCTGACGATGTGGGTGGGCCAGCGCTTCTACCGCAGCACCGACGTGCACATCGCCGATATCTTCTTCTTCAACCAGCTGGTCTCGCAGGGCGCGGGCGTGAAGTACAAGGGCCTGGACCTGGCGGTGCTGCTGCAGACCTCCCAGGCGCCCGGCCTCTACAGCGTGCCGGCGGGCCCGGAGACGGGCAACATGCGCATCGACCGTCAGCGCACGGTGTTCGTCGGCCAGTACGTGCTGCCGGTGGCCGAGAAGCACTCGCTGAACTTCCTGGCCGAGTTCCACCTGCTGCCCTCCAGCAAGTCCCTGCTCACCGATGAGGGCACCACGGTGCAGGAGGCCGACATCGGCTACGTGGGCGGCGTGAAGGGCCGCCTGGACCTGGGCAACGGCAGCTTCAACGAGCTGTCGGTGCGCGTCGGCGGCGGCATCGCCAACGGCGCCTTCAGCGCCTCGCCCACCTTCGCCACCTTCGGCCGTGCCAACGAGGACGGCAAGTACAGCGGCGCGCTGGGCATCGAGGCGGTGGAGCACCTGCTCATCAACGTGAGCCCGCTGCTCACCCTGAACGCCTACGGCATCCTCGAGTACAGCAAGGGCGCCGATGACGGGGAGCGGACCTCGGCCACCACCGCCATCAACAACGGCACGAACTTCGCGGTGGGCGTGCGCAGCTTCCTGTACCTGACCGACAACTTCCACCTCATCAACGAGGCGACGTTCCAGGGCTTCAAGGCGGAGCTGCCCGAGGGCGTGGAAGACCCGGGCATGCCCACGGCCTTCCGCTTCTCCATCGTCCCCACGCTCGTGCCCTCCGGCCTGCGCTCGGCCTGGGCCCGCCCGCACATCCGCCTCATCTACTCGCTGGCCGTCTACAACCAGGCCGAGGTGGACCTCTACACGG containing:
- a CDS encoding acyl-CoA dehydrogenase, coding for MNFELTDIQRETQRMCREFAARELIPNARKWDETHAWPTEAVKKLAELSLLGVAVPEQHGGAGLDNVCYAIAMEEISRGCASTGVIMSVNNSLYCDPVSKYGTEAQKKEFLTPYASGEKLGCFGLTEPEAGSDAAAQQTVAVRKGDEYIINGSKNWITNGPKADAIVLFTMTNKEAGNKGITAFIVPTNTPGFIRAEPDKKMGISAAHSCSMFFEDMRVPAKYLLGKEGEGFKVAMSTLDGGRIGIAAQALGIARAAFEEAVRYSGERKTFGKPIRDHQAIQFMLADMATEIDAARLLVHQAAVLKDKGVRHSMESAMAKLYASEMASRVANKALQVHGGMGYSKEMDAERHVRDARITEIYEGTSEIQRIVISANLLKE
- a CDS encoding carbohydrate ABC transporter permease yields the protein MGWLKKIAFGLLLLVIVLYTLFPFYWAIVSSLKTGSELFEVSPWPKEPAWSNYTAVFTAQPFGQNIVNSVIVATAVVLVSLLLGLTASFALARIQFRGRSMLLLTVLGVSMFPQIAVLSGMFELVRWLGIYNKLPSLILSNLILTLPFTIWVLTTFMRELPKDLEEAAIVDGATPWMVVTKVFLPLLGPAMATTGLLAFISAWNEFLFALTFTLSDDVRTVPVAIALFSGGSAFETPWGIIMAASVIVTVPLVVLVLIFQRKIISGLTAGAVKG
- a CDS encoding ABC transporter substrate-binding protein, with the protein product MKKVLAGLVAAAAFITPELAQAEKIVIACGSVGQEQELCTQGAQAWAKKSGHTVQIMSVPTDAGQQLAQFQQLLAAGSTDLDVVRIDIIWPGIVANHFIDLKPHFPEDVLKQHFQPIVKNNTVNGKLVAMPWFTEAGLLYYRKDLLEKHGQKPPTTWQELAQSAKTIVDAEKKGGNDKLVGFVFQGKSYEGLTCNALEWVDSFGGGTIVDSSGQVTINNPKAVQAVDFMASLVGNVVPKGVLAYEEEGARGAFQSGNAVFMRNWPYAWALANSKDSQIKGKVEVMALPKGGADGKATGALGGWQLGVSKYSKNPEIAVDLVKYLTGPEEQKRRALVGAFNPTIMSLYKDEELLKANPFFGSLYDTFVNAVPRPTITGTKYNQVSTEFRNAVYSTLSGKGKAADNLKRVDTKLKSLGKNGKW
- a CDS encoding carbohydrate ABC transporter permease, producing MAHPATPIVPGEGGSSGPPEGASALLRERTRAAWLFLAPTLVVMLLVAGWPLARTFWFSFTDANLTDMAASQFVGLDSIRQVLDDPDWWTTVVTTFKFAGVSVFLETVLGMIIALALNAKFGGRGLLRAAVLVPWAIPTVVSARMWAWMFNDIYGVVNAIFMSVGLISEPMAWTAEPSLAFGAVVAVDVWKTTPFMTLLILAALQMLPGDVYEAARIDGAGPIRAFFQVTLPMLKGPLMVAIIFRILDALRVFDIFFVLTGGGTDTMPMAGYARQRMFEYQEIGVGSAAASLLFAIIAVFTALYMVVGRVKLGD
- a CDS encoding acyl-CoA dehydrogenase family protein, whose amino-acid sequence is MNLELTETQTLIRDTARKVARERVAPQARAADREERFSPALFKELAELGLMGVNLPSRFGGSEAGVVSYSLAVMELSAACASTSVAMAVTNMCGELINAFGTEAQKEKFLPRLTSGEAVVGAFALSEPHAGSDPGALHTTAVRQGDSWVLNGSKQWITSGAYAGVMVVWARTSGTGNKGLSAFIVEGGTKGLHVGKHEDKMGLRGSNTVGLTFEDCRIPADQLLGKEGEGFKLAMVALDGGRIGIASQACGVARAALEASVRYTKDRKAFNQPVSEFQGPRFMMADMKVQIAAAELLTFRAAALKEQGKPFTREASMAKLFASEMANRVCDKAVQLHGGYGYIDEFPVERYYRDARVQTIYEGTSEVQRMVIARETFKLFS
- a CDS encoding AgmX/PglI C-terminal domain-containing protein — protein: MRGIFAAALLLASTGALGQDEPGSRPAKKKAAPKAREVLDVNRLPFTPDSIQQVIAYHREKIQACYEDTLVEQDKKVEGKLMTTFTISAVGMVKNAKVIKKGTTLKDAGLHDCVVAVLTAMSFPKPPDGRDHPIEYPFNLKAIE
- a CDS encoding 3-hydroxyacyl-CoA dehydrogenase family protein — protein: MATTQHIVVVGAGQMGAGIAQVALQTGLRVTLVDVSEEGLAKGASRIRAGLAKLVEKGKLDDARRKAAEANLATSPRLAEVKDVDFAIEAATENEELKKRIFRDLDAVVRPGGVLASNTSSIPITRIAAVTKRPESVIGMHFMNPVPVMQLVEIIRGAATSDETYTTTRALAEQMGKTTVVSRDMPGFIVNRILIPMLNEACFALMEGLGTAEDIDTAMKLGTNQPMGPLQLADFIGLDTCLSIAEVLHKGLGDDKYRPCPLLRQYVDAGWYGKKSGRGFYKY
- a CDS encoding carbohydrate porin, coding for MLSSRRLRSCVTSFLSAATLLAVPTTASAWIGSENLEIGMYGRIGASWNPQTGRYVHGKSLNLLGNPLGGRFEEGDYMEPTIKLHIVKPVVEEPTKPWYQVVVTPAFYSSTGSFLGASPPGFSISQAYLEAGNVLTPDLTMWVGQRFYRSTDVHIADIFFFNQLVSQGAGVKYKGLDLAVLLQTSQAPGLYSVPAGPETGNMRIDRQRTVFVGQYVLPVAEKHSLNFLAEFHLLPSSKSLLTDEGTTVQEADIGYVGGVKGRLDLGNGSFNELSVRVGGGIANGAFSASPTFATFGRANEDGKYSGALGIEAVEHLLINVSPLLTLNAYGILEYSKGADDGERTSATTAINNGTNFAVGVRSFLYLTDNFHLINEATFQGFKAELPEGVEDPGMPTAFRFSIVPTLVPSGLRSAWARPHIRLIYSLAVYNQAEVDLYTDRGTIGLPVSPYLNDFGAKKFGHFVGTRAEWWF
- a CDS encoding enoyl-CoA hydratase-related protein is translated as MAYDNIRLEKQGAIATLTIDRPKALNALNTQTFHEIEAALLSLGTDTRVLIVTGGGEKAFVAGADIAEMATISADKAREFSALGQRVMGLLEQRPFPTIAAVNGFALGGGCELAMACDLIYASEKAKLGVPESTLGVIPGFGGTQRLTRLVGKMRAKELILTGSHVTAAQAKEYGLVLDVLPPEKLMEHCLAVAGKLIKNGPLALAQAKRVVEFGADQDLRSANELESQGFGVLFGTEDQREGMKAFLEKRPAAFAGK
- a CDS encoding DUF3703 domain-containing protein, which produces MNPQLRGHFERELHDSREAEARGELAAAWRFLERAHILSQAYAGPHLRVHGAMFAFAWRRRDWREWRGQWPRLLLAAPGSWTGRAPRGNTGGANVGLFTPMAIPEDLQEWLREAPASPSRRLR